One Priestia aryabhattai genomic window, AATAATTTTGCAAAATGCATTAGATTATGGGCCATTATTTTCACATGTTGCATGGTAAAATCATTTTTATTTCCTTCAGCTTCAATAAAGGATGGTCCTGGCCCTGCTTCTCCTACCCAATACGTGTCCACATTAGGGGGAATGGTAAACCCTATATGAGATAATGCATAGATGACTGAACGTGAAACGTGTTTGGCACCATCCTCATTTCCCGTCACAACCACTCCACCTACTTTGTTGTAATAAATGTATTGTCCCTTATTATTTGTTAGGCTACTTCCACCATAAAGCCTTTCTATAATTTGGGTAGTAATACTACTTTGCTCGCCTAGCCAAATAGGAGAGCCTATTATGACAATATCTGCTTCCTTTACTTTTTCAAAAATAGAAGGCCATTCATCTTCATTATTTACTGCTTTTTCTGAAATTCCGTGTCCAATCGTATAATCTGCTATGGTTATAACTTCTGTTTGCACCTCATTCTTCTCAAATATCTTCACCACTTCACCAATTAACGCACCTGTGTTTGAGACTTCAGAACTTTTCTTTAACGTACAATTAAGTACAAGAGCTTTCAGTTTCATACTGATTTCCCAACTCCTTATAAATAGGTATTACTCTGGATATTCCCCCATAGAAAAGAAAAAAACACGCAAATTTGGTAGGATTACAAGTCTTCAT contains:
- a CDS encoding flavodoxin family protein, yielding MKLKALVLNCTLKKSSEVSNTGALIGEVVKIFEKNEVQTEVITIADYTIGHGISEKAVNNEDEWPSIFEKVKEADIVIIGSPIWLGEQSSITTQIIERLYGGSSLTNNKGQYIYYNKVGGVVVTGNEDGAKHVSRSVIYALSHIGFTIPPNVDTYWVGEAGPGPSFIEAEGNKNDFTMQHVKIMAHNLMHFAKLLKNHPIPTEGNVINS